From Virgibacillus natechei, the proteins below share one genomic window:
- a CDS encoding nucleotidyltransferase substrate binding protein → MLEFQRFKYSFEACWKAEKQNLYDVEGLDMDSPKGVLRSFRAIGMLSEDETVLGLHMVNERNLTVHTYNEELAVEFSAIHPHIISFCENGWSE, encoded by the coding sequence ATGCTGGAATTTCAGCGGTTCAAATATAGTTTCGAGGCTTGCTGGAAAGCGGAAAAACAGAACTTATACGATGTAGAGGGATTAGATATGGATTCTCCTAAAGGTGTTTTACGTTCTTTTCGTGCAATCGGGATGTTGTCTGAAGATGAAACAGTTCTTGGTTTGCATATGGTGAATGAACGCAATCTGACTGTACACACGTACAATGAAGAATTAGCCGTTGAATTTTCAGCAATTCACCCCCATATTATCAGTTTCTGCGAAAATGGATGGAGCGAATGA